The following proteins come from a genomic window of candidate division WOR-3 bacterium:
- a CDS encoding pyridoxal-phosphate dependent enzyme translates to MKPKKLKLGFFPTKVEKIILDGEEILIKRDDFTELVGSGNKIRKLEYFFYKAKKEKVKKIVTCGAIQSNHARVAAYLARKLNFEPVLFLRGEKSKTYEGNLFLNHLFGAEIHFVKEREYEEIDKIMEEYKNSEMKKKNKVLLIPEGGSDELGLWGYVDAFSEMKEFILKNKIDSIFCAVGSGGTYAGLFLGKKIFNLDTKICGVLVTRNKKYFEEKIEKILKGAIEKYKLNINFSKEEFVFYENYIGEGYGIPYKEEIEIIKKMAKKGIILDPVYTGKAFYGFLNERKNYNKPLFLHTGGIFSIFAFKEYF, encoded by the coding sequence ATGAAACCTAAAAAACTGAAACTCGGTTTTTTTCCAACAAAAGTTGAAAAAATTATCCTTGATGGAGAAGAAATTCTTATTAAAAGGGATGACTTTACAGAACTTGTAGGTTCTGGAAATAAAATAAGAAAATTAGAGTACTTCTTTTACAAGGCAAAAAAAGAAAAAGTTAAAAAAATAGTTACATGTGGAGCAATTCAATCAAATCATGCAAGAGTAGCTGCTTATCTTGCGAGAAAATTAAATTTTGAACCTGTTTTATTTTTAAGGGGAGAAAAATCGAAAACATATGAAGGAAATTTATTTTTAAACCACCTTTTTGGAGCTGAAATACATTTTGTAAAAGAAAGAGAATATGAGGAGATTGATAAAATAATGGAGGAATATAAAAATTCTGAAATGAAAAAGAAAAATAAAGTGCTTTTAATCCCTGAGGGTGGCTCCGATGAACTCGGATTATGGGGATATGTTGATGCATTCTCTGAAATGAAAGAATTTATATTGAAAAATAAAATTGATTCAATTTTCTGTGCTGTTGGTTCAGGTGGAACATACGCAGGTTTATTTCTCGGTAAAAAAATATTTAATCTTGATACTAAAATTTGCGGTGTTCTTGTTACAAGAAACAAAAAATATTTTGAAGAAAAAATTGAAAAAATACTGAAAGGAGCCATAGAAAAATATAAATTGAATATTAATTTTAGCAAAGAAGAATTCGTTTTTTATGAAAATTACATAGGAGAAGGTTATGGAATACCCTATAAAGAAGAAATAGAAATAATTAAAAAAATGGCTAAAAAAGGAATAATTCTTGACCCTGTATATACAGGAAAGGCCTTCTATGGATTTTTAAATGAAAGGAAAAATTATAATAAACCACTTTTTTTACACACAGGAGGAATTTTTAGCATATTCGCCTTTAAAGAATATTTTTAA
- a CDS encoding T9SS type A sorting domain-containing protein — translation MYKLIPMILFAVFLLGFTEKEITGEVVIQNPVKKENIKLPQNFNPESAERELINARESGNKELAGELSKYIHEWWKMNRKENYSPITCGDNPEPGKNLKEENSNFNQNILRWGNDVRIDPRNGVNDVKITSLSTGELYTISKFFDGTNYRVIVHRSTDNGETWNIYWDNTFSTGYSITSPGILAVNDTLVLWYILIQNDTLYRTWFITALPGNSFNPISFGSPTGGFNDNVQYWNLDFKTDAPHYGLYEYNYATWVEYYYVGTDSTSVMFARSNELNVSNWELGPVKVMKTSGDNIYYYHSKISFGDPHRLWIIGPLHPYGYPNIYDETIGGVYSDDYGSSWTPSNPFNPLWITPFNDHYDDFECDLAASYIDSNWVILVTRTDTGILHFQDLNLYNYYSKNGGNTWNFQGWVMPDLNFSPDVYVDNSSTAFYAVFRKNIPSGPYEEVRLKIGNINDPSSWTGSYLNIINDDSTDNLSDDFGSYVSYNPSTNEPVVVWTSFEGFTYSIWFDAQTRVKISEKIINEENETTLIPSIGKNNLKIFFYIPSPSNVKLNIYSPDGRIVKNILNSKLNKGNYTYNIRNTLKNGKYFLKLETENTKVSIPLIIVK, via the coding sequence ATGTATAAATTAATTCCAATGATCTTATTCGCAGTATTTCTCCTGGGATTCACGGAGAAAGAAATCACAGGGGAAGTTGTAATACAAAATCCTGTAAAAAAAGAAAATATCAAACTCCCACAGAACTTCAACCCTGAAAGTGCTGAGAGGGAACTCATAAATGCAAGAGAATCTGGAAATAAAGAACTCGCTGGTGAGTTATCGAAATATATACATGAATGGTGGAAGATGAATAGAAAGGAAAACTACTCCCCGATAACCTGTGGGGATAACCCTGAACCAGGTAAAAATTTAAAGGAAGAAAATTCAAACTTTAACCAGAATATTCTGAGATGGGGAAATGATGTGAGAATTGATCCAAGAAATGGAGTAAACGATGTTAAAATAACCTCCCTTTCAACAGGTGAACTCTATACAATTTCGAAATTTTTTGATGGGACAAATTACCGTGTTATAGTTCACAGATCCACTGATAATGGAGAAACATGGAATATTTATTGGGATAATACTTTTTCAACAGGGTATAGCATCACTTCACCCGGCATCTTAGCAGTTAATGATACCCTTGTTTTATGGTACATTTTAATCCAAAACGATACTCTCTATAGAACATGGTTTATCACTGCTTTACCAGGAAATTCTTTCAATCCTATATCCTTTGGTTCTCCCACAGGAGGATTTAATGACAATGTCCAATATTGGAATCTTGATTTCAAAACAGATGCACCTCATTACGGTTTATATGAATATAACTATGCAACCTGGGTTGAATATTATTATGTAGGAACGGATTCAACAAGTGTGATGTTTGCAAGATCAAATGAACTTAATGTCTCAAACTGGGAATTAGGTCCTGTTAAGGTAATGAAAACCTCCGGGGATAATATATATTATTATCACTCTAAAATTTCTTTTGGTGACCCTCATAGACTATGGATTATTGGACCCTTACATCCATACGGGTATCCCAATATTTATGATGAGACTATCGGGGGTGTTTATAGTGATGACTATGGGTCTTCCTGGACCCCAAGCAACCCATTTAATCCATTATGGATAACTCCTTTCAATGACCATTACGATGATTTTGAGTGTGATTTAGCTGCATCCTATATTGATTCAAACTGGGTAATTTTAGTTACAAGAACAGATACAGGCATACTTCATTTTCAAGACCTAAATCTTTACAACTACTATTCAAAAAATGGAGGGAATACATGGAATTTTCAGGGATGGGTAATGCCTGATCTTAATTTTAGTCCTGATGTTTATGTTGATAATTCAAGCACTGCCTTTTATGCTGTTTTCAGAAAGAATATCCCTTCAGGCCCATATGAAGAAGTAAGACTTAAAATAGGTAATATAAATGACCCCTCATCCTGGACTGGTTCATATCTTAATATAATAAACGATGATAGTACTGACAACTTAAGTGATGACTTTGGGTCCTATGTAAGTTATAACCCTTCCACAAATGAGCCTGTTGTGGTATGGACAAGTTTTGAAGGTTTTACTTACAGTATATGGTTTGATGCTCAAACAAGAGTTAAAATTTCTGAAAAAATCATAAATGAAGAAAATGAAACCACACTTATACCGAGTATTGGGAAAAATAATTTAAAAATTTTCTTCTACATACCATCCCCTTCAAATGTTAAACTGAATATCTATTCCCCTGATGGAAGAATTGTAAAAAATATTCTTAACTCAAAACTTAATAAAGGTAATTACACTTATAACATAAGAAACACATTGAAAAATGGCAAATACTTTCTAAAACTTGAAACTGAGAATACAAAAGTTTCTATACCCTTAATCATTGTTAAATAA
- a CDS encoding acetyl-CoA hydrolase/transferase C-terminal domain-containing protein, whose amino-acid sequence MSFLKMYHERKKSPEEIISLIKSGDSVFVSGNAATPSFLLDFLARRKDLENVKVYHVLQAGEDPFKKHGTYENFIHKSLFVGPADRESVNEGNAEYIPCHLHEIPVLIREGKIKIDVAIIHTSPPDEHGFLSLGVEVIATKAAIQSAKKVLAQVNRRMPRTLGDCFVHISKITALCEIDEPLYTLPKIEPTETEEKIARYIVDLIDDGATLQVGIGGIPNAVLKFIKGKKDLGIHTEMISDGIMERILDGTITGARKTLHPGKVIGTFIFGSEDLYNFCHNNPIFELHPCDYVNHPFIIARNDNMVAINSAIEIDLTGQVCSDSIGTYIYSGFGGQVDFIRGAGWSKNGKPIIAIPSTAKGGKVSKIVSKLKEGAGVVTTRADVRYVVTEYGIAELWGKSLKERAKALIEIAHPDFREQLEREAFERKLLK is encoded by the coding sequence ATGAGTTTTCTTAAAATGTATCATGAAAGGAAAAAAAGTCCAGAAGAAATTATATCACTTATAAAATCCGGAGACTCAGTATTTGTCTCCGGAAATGCAGCTACTCCCAGTTTTTTGCTTGATTTTCTTGCAAGAAGAAAAGATCTTGAAAATGTAAAAGTTTATCATGTATTACAGGCAGGTGAAGACCCTTTTAAAAAGCATGGAACTTATGAAAATTTTATACATAAATCTCTTTTTGTTGGGCCTGCTGATAGAGAATCTGTAAATGAAGGTAATGCTGAGTATATTCCCTGTCATTTGCATGAAATTCCTGTTTTGATAAGAGAAGGTAAGATTAAAATTGATGTTGCTATAATTCATACTTCTCCACCTGATGAGCACGGATTTTTGAGCCTCGGTGTTGAAGTTATTGCAACAAAGGCTGCTATACAGAGTGCTAAAAAGGTTTTAGCTCAGGTAAATAGGAGAATGCCCAGAACACTTGGAGATTGTTTTGTTCATATATCGAAGATAACAGCTCTTTGTGAAATTGATGAACCTTTATATACTCTTCCTAAAATAGAACCTACAGAAACAGAGGAAAAAATTGCAAGATATATTGTAGATTTAATTGATGATGGTGCCACTTTACAGGTTGGAATAGGTGGTATACCGAATGCAGTTTTGAAATTTATAAAAGGTAAAAAAGATCTTGGCATTCACACCGAGATGATTTCTGATGGAATAATGGAGAGGATTCTTGATGGAACCATTACAGGTGCGAGAAAGACTTTACATCCAGGGAAAGTTATCGGAACTTTTATATTTGGTTCTGAAGATCTTTATAACTTTTGCCATAATAATCCTATTTTTGAACTCCATCCCTGTGATTATGTTAATCATCCTTTTATTATTGCAAGAAATGATAATATGGTTGCTATCAATTCAGCAATTGAGATTGATTTGACGGGCCAGGTTTGTTCAGATTCCATTGGAACATACATTTATTCAGGTTTTGGTGGACAGGTGGATTTTATAAGGGGAGCAGGATGGAGTAAAAATGGAAAACCCATTATAGCAATTCCTTCAACAGCAAAAGGTGGAAAAGTATCAAAAATTGTATCCAAATTGAAGGAAGGTGCAGGAGTTGTAACAACAAGGGCTGATGTAAGGTATGTGGTAACAGAATACGGTATTGCTGAATTATGGGGAAAGTCTTTAAAAGAAAGGGCAAAGGCTTTAATAGAAATTGCTCACCCTGATTTTAGGGAACAGCTGGAAAGGGAAGCCTTTGAAAGAAAACTTTTAAAATAA
- a CDS encoding alanine dehydrogenase — translation MDRIIIGIPLSEREGNIYEKRVPLSPSACKELIDLGAEIYLESKAGEGAGFTDEEYKEKGAQIVYSKEEVFLRSDIILGINQPFESELSLLKENHVIFGFLHLAVKPKNIYDAFVEKKITSIGYEIIQEEDGTLPILRVSSEIAGKLAPQIAGRLLETERGGLGILLGGIPGIPPADVVIIGSGTLGTYAARSFLGLGASVYMLDISKNKLEKVDEIFGGRVVTAIATYENISKFVKFADVLILAILVPGEKTPKIVTRDMVKSMRSGSVIIDFSIDQGGACETSRLTPTESFVYKEFGVIHFCVPNVPSFVARTASHALSNALIPYLKEIVKNGIDYIKENKALWNGCYTFKGKFTRKHPWSEGYPVL, via the coding sequence ATGGATAGAATAATAATAGGTATTCCCTTATCGGAAAGAGAGGGTAATATTTATGAAAAAAGAGTGCCTCTTTCTCCTTCAGCCTGTAAAGAGTTAATTGATCTTGGAGCTGAAATTTACTTAGAGAGCAAAGCAGGAGAAGGTGCTGGTTTTACTGATGAAGAGTATAAGGAAAAAGGCGCCCAAATAGTATATTCAAAGGAAGAAGTTTTTTTAAGGTCTGATATTATCTTAGGAATAAACCAGCCTTTCGAAAGTGAACTTTCACTTTTGAAAGAAAACCATGTCATTTTTGGATTTTTGCATCTTGCTGTGAAACCAAAAAATATATATGATGCCTTTGTTGAAAAGAAGATTACATCTATTGGTTACGAAATAATTCAGGAAGAGGATGGAACTTTACCAATTTTAAGGGTTTCGAGTGAAATAGCCGGTAAACTCGCTCCCCAGATTGCAGGTAGATTGCTTGAAACAGAAAGGGGTGGGCTTGGAATTCTTTTAGGTGGTATTCCAGGGATACCTCCTGCTGATGTTGTTATAATAGGTTCCGGAACACTTGGAACTTATGCTGCAAGGTCTTTTCTTGGATTGGGAGCTTCGGTTTATATGCTTGATATTTCAAAAAATAAACTTGAAAAAGTTGATGAAATTTTCGGTGGAAGAGTAGTTACTGCTATTGCAACTTACGAAAATATTTCTAAATTTGTTAAATTTGCTGACGTTCTTATCTTAGCAATTCTTGTTCCAGGAGAGAAAACCCCGAAGATTGTTACAAGGGATATGGTTAAATCTATGAGAAGCGGTTCTGTTATAATTGATTTTTCTATAGACCAGGGAGGTGCATGTGAGACATCAAGACTTACACCAACAGAAAGTTTTGTTTACAAAGAATTCGGTGTGATTCATTTTTGTGTTCCTAATGTTCCTTCTTTTGTAGCAAGAACTGCTTCACATGCTCTTTCCAATGCTTTAATTCCATATTTAAAAGAAATTGTTAAAAATGGAATTGATTATATAAAAGAAAATAAAGCTCTATGGAATGGTTGTTATACTTTTAAGGGAAAATTTACAAGGAAACATCCGTGGAGTGAAGGTTATCCTGTTTTATAA
- a CDS encoding potassium transporter TrkG produces MNKFFKFKPHFLILAGYLLISLFFSFVLLLPFTHKGNLDFIDALFTSTSALCVTGHIVKDTEKFWTIWGKFIILFLIQIGGLGYMTLLSYFFLVLKGGVPISLRVITKETQTFLRGIPVRELILKVLIYTLIIEISGSFFLFLFTDGKDRLFHSVFHSISAFCNAGFSSYSENLMKYQNSPFYLLTISFLFIIGGIGFFVLDDIYNFLRKRKSVSYHSKVVIKTTLFLILFFSIIFLIIEWNNSLKNFNVLLKIINSIFHVTTPRTAGFSALNIANFSISTILIIIFLMIVGGSPGGTAGGVKTTNFAILAAFLRSIFRGEEEVYLSKRRIENNLLIESLMIFSLYIFIAGLCLFLILIVEGNRFDFTGILFEVISALSTVGLSLGSKIYPNLSLSTDFSPVSKLVIIFLMIIGRIGVFTVWSILITRKKTLKSYPKGELLIV; encoded by the coding sequence TTGAATAAATTTTTTAAATTTAAACCCCATTTTTTAATATTAGCAGGGTATTTATTAATAAGTTTATTTTTTTCCTTTGTTTTGCTTTTACCTTTTACCCATAAAGGCAATCTTGATTTTATTGATGCCCTTTTCACATCTACCTCTGCCCTTTGTGTAACAGGTCATATTGTTAAGGATACAGAAAAATTTTGGACTATATGGGGAAAATTTATTATTCTATTTCTCATACAGATAGGTGGGCTTGGTTATATGACGCTTCTTTCTTATTTTTTCCTTGTTTTAAAAGGTGGTGTTCCGATCTCTTTGAGGGTGATAACAAAGGAAACCCAGACTTTTTTGAGAGGCATTCCTGTGAGAGAACTAATATTAAAAGTTTTAATTTATACCCTTATAATTGAAATATCGGGTTCCTTTTTCCTTTTTTTATTTACAGATGGTAAAGATAGATTATTTCACAGTGTATTTCATAGTATTTCCGCTTTCTGTAATGCAGGTTTTTCCTCTTATTCAGAAAATTTAATGAAATACCAGAATTCTCCATTTTATCTGTTAACTATCTCTTTTCTTTTTATAATAGGTGGTATCGGTTTTTTTGTACTTGATGATATTTATAATTTCCTTAGAAAAAGAAAATCCGTATCCTATCACTCGAAAGTTGTTATTAAAACCACATTATTCCTTATTTTATTTTTTAGTATAATTTTTTTAATAATTGAGTGGAATAACTCTTTAAAGAATTTTAATGTTTTATTAAAAATTATAAATTCAATTTTTCATGTAACAACTCCAAGGACAGCAGGATTTAGTGCTTTGAATATTGCAAATTTTTCAATATCAACAATTTTAATTATAATTTTTTTAATGATAGTAGGTGGTTCCCCTGGTGGAACTGCAGGAGGAGTGAAAACTACCAATTTTGCAATTTTGGCGGCTTTTTTAAGGAGTATATTTAGAGGAGAAGAAGAAGTTTATTTATCAAAAAGGAGAATTGAAAATAATTTACTTATTGAGTCCTTAATGATATTTTCCCTTTATATTTTTATTGCAGGCCTTTGTCTTTTTCTAATTTTAATTGTAGAAGGAAATAGATTTGACTTTACAGGAATACTTTTTGAAGTTATTTCTGCTCTTTCAACTGTTGGTCTATCTTTGGGTTCCAAAATTTATCCGAATCTAAGCTTATCTACTGATTTTTCTCCTGTTTCAAAATTAGTAATAATTTTTCTTATGATTATTGGAAGAATAGGTGTATTCACTGTTTGGAGTATTCTTATTACAAGAAAAAAAACTTTGAAGAGTTATCCAAAAGGTGAACTTTTAATTGTTTGA
- the rplQ gene encoding 50S ribosomal protein L17 → MRHLKKGRKLQRTHSHRKALIRNQAISMVLKGRIKSTVPKLKETRKFVEKLLNIAKNDTQATRRLIFSYLNHKEASSKIFEIAKNFKDRKGGFTRIIKLGFRKGDSAEEGLLEFVE, encoded by the coding sequence ATGAGACATCTAAAAAAAGGGAGGAAGTTACAGAGAACTCATTCCCATAGAAAGGCACTTATAAGAAATCAGGCAATAAGTATGGTATTAAAAGGAAGGATTAAAAGCACTGTTCCTAAGCTGAAGGAAACAAGAAAATTTGTAGAAAAGCTTCTTAATATTGCGAAAAATGATACTCAGGCTACAAGGAGGCTTATATTTTCCTACTTAAATCACAAGGAAGCCTCAAGTAAAATTTTTGAAATAGCAAAGAATTTTAAGGATAGAAAGGGAGGCTTTACAAGAATTATAAAACTGGGATTTAGAAAGGGAGACAGTGCGGAAGAAGGTCTTTTAGAATTTGTTGAATAA
- a CDS encoding DNA-directed RNA polymerase subunit alpha, with product MYRVNLTIPESIKILTLDDKKGVFEISPLERGYGVTLGNSLRRVLLSSIKGSAIFAVHIDGVLHEFSTIDGVIEDVPHIVLNLKKVRVKFEGDLPYKSMVLSKQGKGEVKAGDFRLPPEIKILNPEVHIAELSSDKSKLAIEAFVTSGRGYLTVEEIKYLIKADKGFQPILPHNSFFIDADFSPVRFVNFWIENMRVDYRTDFEKLFLDIETDGSVTPYDALIEAQEIMIQHLSSLKKIYTEKKEVKEKKVKEISKKHMEMLDESISFLDLSKRVSEALEEEGIKTLYDLVTLKPEDLLKIKNLGKKSIEEIEEKLKKFDLYLGMEISKPIKK from the coding sequence ATGTATAGGGTTAATTTAACAATACCCGAAAGTATAAAAATTTTAACTCTTGATGATAAAAAAGGAGTTTTTGAGATTTCTCCTCTTGAAAGGGGTTATGGAGTTACACTTGGAAATTCATTGAGGAGAGTTTTACTTTCAAGTATAAAAGGCTCGGCAATTTTTGCAGTTCACATTGATGGGGTTTTGCATGAATTTTCTACTATTGATGGAGTTATTGAGGATGTTCCTCATATTGTTTTGAATTTAAAAAAAGTAAGGGTAAAATTTGAGGGTGATCTTCCATATAAGTCCATGGTTTTATCAAAGCAGGGAAAAGGAGAAGTAAAAGCAGGTGATTTTAGATTACCACCTGAGATAAAAATACTTAACCCTGAAGTTCACATAGCTGAACTTTCTTCTGATAAATCTAAACTTGCAATTGAGGCATTTGTAACGAGTGGAAGAGGTTATTTGACTGTTGAGGAAATAAAGTACCTTATAAAAGCTGATAAGGGATTCCAACCTATATTACCCCATAATTCCTTTTTCATTGATGCTGATTTTTCACCAGTAAGGTTTGTAAATTTCTGGATAGAAAATATGAGAGTAGATTACAGGACTGATTTTGAAAAGTTATTTTTGGATATTGAAACTGACGGTTCAGTAACTCCCTATGATGCTTTAATTGAAGCTCAGGAAATTATGATTCAACATCTTTCAAGTTTAAAGAAAATTTATACAGAGAAAAAAGAAGTTAAAGAGAAAAAGGTAAAAGAAATATCAAAAAAGCATATGGAAATGCTCGACGAGAGTATTTCCTTTTTAGATTTATCTAAAAGGGTTTCAGAAGCACTTGAAGAGGAAGGAATTAAAACGCTTTATGATCTTGTTACTTTAAAGCCAGAGGATCTTTTGAAAATTAAAAATCTTGGTAAAAAGTCAATAGAAGAAATAGAGGAAAAACTTAAAAAATTTGATTTGTACCTGGGAATGGAGATTTCAAAACCAATAAAGAAATAG
- the rpsD gene encoding 30S ribosomal protein S4, whose protein sequence is MARITGPKCRMCRREGMQLFLKGERCLTDKCPVKRRPYPPGFHGPRKKPRLSIYGLQLREKQKAKRIYGVLERQFRRYFEIAKKMTGNTGENLLSLLERRLDNVIYRLGLAMSRAQARQIVNHGHVLVNGRKIDIPSYLVKEGDVISIKDKIKDNPFVKYSLQRKDIRVLPEWLSFDPNKLEGRVLRLPEKKDITYPIQESLIVELYSK, encoded by the coding sequence ATGGCGAGAATAACAGGACCTAAATGCAGGATGTGTAGAAGGGAGGGAATGCAACTATTTTTGAAAGGTGAAAGATGTTTGACTGATAAGTGTCCGGTAAAAAGGAGACCTTATCCACCAGGTTTTCATGGACCAAGGAAAAAACCAAGGCTTTCAATTTATGGACTTCAGCTAAGGGAAAAGCAGAAGGCAAAGAGGATTTATGGTGTTCTTGAGAGACAGTTTAGAAGATATTTTGAAATTGCAAAAAAAATGACTGGAAATACTGGAGAAAATTTACTTTCCCTTCTTGAGAGAAGGCTTGATAATGTTATTTATAGGCTTGGATTAGCAATGTCAAGAGCTCAAGCTCGGCAGATTGTGAATCATGGTCATGTACTTGTTAATGGTAGAAAGATTGATATACCTTCCTATCTTGTTAAAGAAGGTGATGTAATTTCTATAAAGGATAAAATTAAAGATAATCCCTTTGTTAAATATTCTCTGCAGAGAAAGGATATAAGGGTTTTGCCTGAGTGGCTTTCATTTGATCCCAATAAACTTGAAGGTAGAGTTTTAAGACTTCCTGAGAAAAAGGATATAACTTACCCAATTCAGGAAAGTCTTATTGTTGAGCTTTATTCTAAATAA
- the rpsK gene encoding 30S ribosomal protein S11 — protein MAKKGRKKKKEKKLLNFAIVHIQSTFNNTIITVTDENGDTLCWASSGSVGFKGTRKGTPFAASKAAEDVAKKVKEFGIQEVEVRLKGPGQGREAALRTLHAQGLKIVAIKDVTPIPHNGTRPPKRRRV, from the coding sequence ATGGCTAAAAAGGGAAGAAAAAAAAAGAAGGAAAAGAAATTATTAAATTTTGCTATTGTTCATATACAATCAACTTTTAATAATACTATTATTACAGTTACTGATGAAAATGGAGATACTCTTTGCTGGGCTTCTTCTGGTTCTGTAGGATTTAAGGGAACAAGAAAAGGAACACCTTTTGCTGCTTCAAAAGCTGCTGAAGATGTTGCAAAGAAGGTAAAGGAATTTGGTATTCAGGAAGTTGAAGTAAGATTAAAAGGTCCAGGTCAAGGAAGAGAGGCTGCTTTGAGAACACTTCATGCTCAGGGATTAAAGATTGTTGCTATAAAAGATGTGACTCCAATTCCCCATAATGGAACAAGACCACCAAAAAGAAGGAGGGTATAA
- the rpsM gene encoding 30S ribosomal protein S13 — protein MARIAGVDLPKNKKIEVALTYIYGIGPSNSKWILRETGIDPDKKVKDLTPEEVGKLQSAIEGLKVEGALRMEISRNIKRLIDIGSYRGLRHKLGLPVRGQRTRHNARTRKGPRGNIFRKLKRRGEK, from the coding sequence ATGGCAAGAATTGCAGGTGTTGATTTGCCGAAAAATAAAAAAATTGAGGTTGCTTTAACTTATATTTATGGGATTGGTCCATCGAACTCGAAGTGGATCCTGAGGGAGACTGGTATTGATCCTGATAAAAAAGTAAAGGATTTAACTCCTGAGGAGGTGGGAAAGTTACAGAGTGCAATTGAGGGATTAAAAGTTGAAGGTGCTTTGAGGATGGAAATTTCGAGAAATATAAAGAGGCTTATAGATATAGGTTCCTATCGTGGATTAAGGCATAAACTTGGTTTGCCTGTCAGGGGTCAAAGGACAAGACATAATGCGAGGACAAGAAAAGGTCCAAGGGGTAATATTTTCAGGAAATTAAAGAGAAGAGGTGAAAAATAA
- the rpmJ gene encoding 50S ribosomal protein L36 yields the protein MKVRSAVRKICAKCRIIRRKGRVMVICENPKHKQRQG from the coding sequence ATGAAAGTGAGAAGTGCGGTAAGGAAAATTTGTGCAAAATGTAGAATTATACGCCGGAAAGGGCGTGTAATGGTTATTTGTGAAAATCCAAAACATAAACAGAGGCAGGGATAA
- a CDS encoding PorV/PorQ family protein produces MKKFLLLLIFPLSLFSSANDAAVVFLTIFPGARAVGMGAAFTAVSDDATCTFYNPGGLPFIKNFEVSLQHSNWLTGLWPDMYYEFFGFVKPMGEMGSVGGNVIYLTTGETEAYIEGSDAPIARFVNFDFAVTLNYGYKVFENLGTGIGAKFIYSFLAPDWLVKRVFPESGGGGTGITYAFDFGLLYKSVMLEESSFLPSVSMGLSLLNFGPGIRYTRKGGGEDPLPRTLKLGLALSLYESEAVKLIFATDITKILVNLKADWDEKGFNYVWWEAWKHVGLEFNYYDFVFLRIGYFHDAEGVRKGPMFGGGVKLGKFYFDVGVDSPIYDFDTDNYRFSLRYIF; encoded by the coding sequence ATGAAAAAATTTTTATTACTTTTAATTTTCCCCTTATCTCTTTTTTCCTCTGCAAATGATGCAGCTGTGGTTTTTTTAACTATTTTTCCAGGAGCAAGAGCAGTAGGTATGGGAGCTGCTTTTACTGCTGTTTCCGATGATGCAACTTGTACTTTTTATAATCCTGGGGGGCTCCCTTTTATTAAAAATTTTGAGGTTTCTCTCCAGCATTCAAACTGGTTAACTGGGTTATGGCCTGATATGTATTATGAATTTTTTGGTTTTGTAAAACCTATGGGAGAGATGGGTTCAGTTGGGGGAAATGTTATATATTTAACAACAGGAGAGACAGAGGCATATATTGAGGGAAGTGATGCTCCGATAGCCCGTTTTGTTAATTTTGATTTTGCTGTTACCTTAAATTATGGATATAAAGTTTTTGAAAATTTAGGGACAGGGATAGGAGCAAAGTTTATTTATTCCTTTCTTGCACCTGACTGGCTTGTTAAAAGAGTTTTTCCTGAATCAGGTGGAGGGGGTACAGGTATTACATATGCTTTTGATTTTGGACTTCTTTATAAATCAGTGATGTTGGAAGAAAGCTCTTTTTTGCCTTCTGTATCTATGGGACTTTCCCTTTTAAATTTTGGTCCCGGGATAAGGTATACAAGAAAGGGTGGTGGCGAGGATCCCCTTCCAAGGACTTTAAAGCTTGGTTTAGCACTCTCTCTTTATGAAAGTGAAGCAGTAAAACTTATTTTTGCTACTGATATTACAAAAATTCTTGTGAATTTGAAAGCTGATTGGGATGAAAAGGGTTTTAATTATGTATGGTGGGAAGCATGGAAACATGTGGGTCTTGAGTTTAACTATTATGACTTTGTTTTCCTGAGGATTGGATATTTCCATGATGCTGAAGGTGTAAGGAAAGGACCTATGTTTGGTGGTGGTGTAAAACTGGGTAAATTTTATTTTGATGTAGGTGTGGATTCACCCATTTATGATTTTGATACTGACAATTACAGGTTTTCTTTAAGATATATTTTTTAG